The Mauremys mutica isolate MM-2020 ecotype Southern chromosome 1, ASM2049712v1, whole genome shotgun sequence genome has a segment encoding these proteins:
- the LOC123362174 gene encoding olfactory receptor 51G2-like translates to MSAVNDTKISSAVFLLTGIPGKEDVHLWISIPFCLIYVISIVGNSVILFIIKKDPRLHEPMYIFLSMLAITDLGISISTMPTILGIYLYNSREISFEACFAQLFFIHSLQSTESSILLLMAFDRFIAICNPLRYSSILTLPRIDRMGLVFVLRSLAVVFPLPFLLKRFQYCHANVLSHSYCLHQEVMKMACSDITVNSIYGLFITFLTIGLDSLLIFLSYVMILKTALSIASNAERLRALNTCVSHLCAVLLFYSAEIGLALIHRYGKGSSPLLQTVLGYMSLLLPPLVNPIVYSLKSRHLRAGIIRALVKCRVSS, encoded by the coding sequence atgtcagctgtcaatgacaccaaaATCAGCTctgcagtgttccttctcacCGGGATACCTGGGAAGGAAGACGTCCATCTCTGGATCTCTATCCCTTTCTGCTTAATTTATGTTATTTCgatagtaggaaattcagtcattctgttcattataaaaaaagATCCAAggctccatgagcccatgtacattttcctttccatgttggccatcACAGACCTTGGCATATCGATATCCACCATGCCGACTATACTGGGCATATACTTGTATAACTCTAGGGAGATCAGCTTCGAAGCCTGTTTTgctcagctgttcttcatccactcGCTTCAATCAACTGAATCTTCCATACTCttgttgatggcctttgaccgcttcATCGCGATCTGTAACCCACTGAGATATTCTTCCATCTTAACCCTGCCGAGAATAGACCGTATGGGACTGGTATTTGTACTAAGAAGTTTGGCTGTAGTATTCCCACTCCCATTTCTACTGAAAAGGTTCCAATACTGTCACGCCAATGTCCTCTCCCACTcctactgcctgcaccaggaGGTCATGAAGATGGCTTGTTCCGATATCACAGTGAACAGCATCTACGGCTTGTTTATTACTTTCTTAACAATAGGGTTGGATTCActgctcatcttcctctcttatgtgatgatccTCAAAACAGCGCTGAGCATCGCGTCCAATGCAGAGCGCCTCagggccctgaacacctgcgTCTCCCATCTCTGTGCCGTCCTGCTCTTCTATTCAGCAGAGATTGGCCTTGCTCTGATACACAGATATGGAAAGGGCTCATCTCCCTTGCTTCAAACTGTCCTGGGctacatgtccctgctgctcccaccCTTGGTTAATCCAATCGTGTACAGCCTGAAAAGCAGACACCTGCGTGCAGGGATAATCAGGGCATTAGTCAAGTGCAGGGTCAGTTCATGA
- the LOC123362108 gene encoding olfactory receptor 51G2-like encodes MSAVNDTKINSAVFLLTGIHDQEDVHLWISIPFCLIYVISIVGNSVILFIIKTDPRLREPMYIFLSMLAVTDLGISISTMPTILGIYLYNSREISFEACFAQMFFIHSLQLTESSILLLMAFDRFIAICNPLRYSSILTLQTIDRMGLVFVLRSLAVVFPLPFLLKRFQYCHANVLSHSYCLHQEVMKMACSDITVNSIYGLFITLLTVGLDSLFIFLSYVMILKTALSIASNAERLRALNTCVSHLCAVLLFYSAEIGLALIHRYGKGSSPLLQTVLGYMSLLLPPLVNPIVYSLKSRHLRAGIIRAFVKCMVSS; translated from the coding sequence atgtcagctgtcaatgacaccaaaatcaactctgcagtgttccttctcacAGGGATACATGACCAGGAAGACGTCCATCTCTGGATCTCTATCCCTTTCTGCTTAATTTATGTTATTTCGATAGTAGGtaattcagtcattctgttcattataaaaacagatccaaggCTCCgagagcccatgtacattttcctttccatgttggccgTTACAGACCTTGGCATATCGATATCCACCATGCCAACGATACTGGGCATATACTTGTATAACTCTAGGGAGATCAGCTTCGAAGCCTGTTTCGCTCAGATGTTCTTCATCCACTCGCTTCAATTAACTGAATCCTCCATACTCttgttgatggcctttgaccgcttcatcgcaatctgtaacccactgagaTATTCCTCCATCTTAACCCTGCAGACAATAGACCGTATGGGACTGGTATTTGTACTAAGGAGTTTGGCTGTAGTATTCCCACTCCCATTTCTACTGAAAAGGTTCCAATACTGTCAtgccaatgtcctctcccattcctactgcctgcaccaggaGGTTATGAAGATGGCTTGTTCCGATATCACAGTGAACAGCATCTACGGCTTGTTTATAACACTCTTAACGGTGGGATTGGACTCGCTGTTCATCTTCctctcttatgtgatgatccTCAAAACAGCGCTGAGCATCGCATCCAATGCAGAGCGCCTCagggccctgaacacctgcgtctcccacctctgtgccgtCCTGCTCTTCTATTCAGCAGAGATTGGTCTTGCTCTGATACACAGATATGGAAAGGGCTCATCTCCCTTGCTTCAAACTGTCCTGGGCTACATGTCCCTACTGCTCCCACCCTTGGTTAATCCAATCGTATACAGCCTGAAAAGCAGACACCTGCGTGCGGGGATAATCAGGGCATTCGTCAAGTGCATGGTCAGTTCATGA